In the Candidatus Sysuiplasma jiujiangense genome, CCCTGAAGATAGTGGACGGCATAATAGGCGACAGCAAACATATCATCATGGGCAAGTCAAGCGTCGCATTTGAAATCGGCCTCAGAAAGCATCTGGCTGAGACCGGGAGGGATGTGTGGGAAACAGACTTCGGCGAGCTGCTTCTTCAGATATCGAACGAGGAGCCGTCACATATCATAACAGTTGCGCTTCACATGACAAGGGAGGCTTTCGGCCGAAGCATACATGAAAAGCTGCAGAAATCGATAGACGAAAATTCGTCCGCTACGGACATGGCTGCCGTTGTAAGGTCGTTTCTCAGCGAGAAATACCAGAAGGCGGAGGTCGGAATAACAGGTGCAAATGCGGTTGCCGCTGATACAGGCTCCGTTGCACTCGTGGAGAATGAGGGCAATATCCGCATGACCACCGTAAAGCCGGCCGTTCATATCGTTGTGACAGGCATCGACAAAATTGTTCCGACAATGCAGGACGCATTCCATGAGATAATGATCCAGTCCGCATATGCGGGTTCCTACCCTCCCACATACATCAATTTCACAACCGGACCAAGCTCAACGGGCGACATTGAATCTGAAATTGTGAGACCAGCTACAGGACCAAAGGAGGTTCATGTGGTCTTTCTTGACAACGGAAGGATGAAAGCTGCCGGAGACCCGGTTCTCAGGCAGTCTCTGTTATGCGTTAGGTGCGGAAGATGTTATTTTGCATGTCCTGTCTACGGCATACTGGGAAAGGACTGGGGAAAGCCGCCATACAGCGGGCCCACAGGTGTGATGTGGCATTCCATCGTGACAGGCGACAGCTCATATGCGCACCTCTGCACTCATTCCGGAGGATGCAAGGAGGTCTGTCCGATGGATATAGACATACCGCGGGTAATGGAATACCTCAAATGGAAGGATATGCAGGGAATGACAAAAGGAAAGTGAAGGTGTACTCATGGATGTTAAGGGAAAAATAGTCGTTGTAACCGGCGGCTCAAGCGGAATAGGGAGAGCGATAGTTGAGGGTCTTATTGACGGCGGCGCAAAAGTGGTAACCTGCCATCGCGGGGATGAACAGGGAGCTGCGGAGCTTGCAGATTATGTGTCACGTAAAGGGCATGCGGCAGATTTCGAGATTGTTGACGCCGATGTATCAAAAAAGGGGACATCGGAATTGCTTCGGAAAGCTGCCGTGGATAAATTCGGTGCGCTTAACGGCTGGGTCAACAATGCTGCAATACAGATACTGTCAAGGTCTGAGGAACTGAGCGAAACTGAGTGGCACAAAATACTTTCTGTAAATCTCGATGGCTATTTCTTTGGCTGCCAGGCGGCTGCCCGGCACTTCATAGCTACGGGCTCTTCGGGCAGCATTGTCAACATTACATCCGGCGTAAATCTCCTTGCTGTCAAATTTCTGGCCGCATACACGGCATCCAAAGGAGCGGTTGCGTCGCTCACGAGATGCCTTGCAGTCGAATGGGGACGATACGGCATCAGGGTCAATTCACTCGCGCCCGGGGCCACCGACACGCCGCTGAATAAAACACTCTATACCCCCGAGGTGAGGAAGACATACAACGACAGGATACCGCTGGGGCACATTGCGTTGCCGGAAGAAATTGCCGATGCGGCAATTTTTCTCATTTCGGATGCAAGCAGGTACGTGAGCGGTCACGAACTTGTTGTTGACGGGGGCCTCAATTACAACGGCACCGTTTATCAGCCGCTCGGATAGGGTAGGCATAGGGGCGTCTGTTCCCCGCCCTTTCATCTGAAGGTTCTGCGGATTTTGCCGGCAAGGAATGAAACAGAGCGCACAAGATCCATGTTTCCGTTCACTCCGTCCTCGATAGATATCCATCCGTTGAAATCAATTTCCTTCAGGATTCCAAAAACACTGTCATAATCGATCAGCCCCGTGCCGACAACGCCGTGCTCGAGTGACTCAGGATAACCCACACCTGTATATTTTTTCAGATCCTCCAATGAGTAGCCGCTCTTCAGATGTCTGTCGCTGGCATGCATGGTAAGTATTCGCCGTTTGAATTTTCCGAGCACCTCAATTGGATCCTGTCCGGAAACAAGCGCGTTCGAAGGATCGTAATTGATTCCAAACCATGGTGAGTGAATGCTGTTGACTATTTCCTCGAAAATATCTATAGACTGCGCGAACTCCGGGTAAATCCATCTCCCGTCCTTGTAGTGGTTTTCCATCACCAGATGCACGCCGTATTCCTCGGCGTAGGGAATAAGCTTCTCGATGGATTCGACAACCCAGCCGATTCCGTCCTCCCTTGAGATCTGAGGACGCCTCTGACCGGAAAGAACCCTGCATGTTCTAATCCTGCCTCCGGTTTCAGACTTCGACATCGTCTTTATCCAGAAGAGCATATCATCAATCTGGCCTTTCCTGTATTCCCTGTCTGGATTCGTAAAGTCGGGGGAAGTGCACATCATTGGCACCAGAAGCCCCCTGGATTTTGCATAGTCATGAATTCTGAGTACGTCCCCTTCGCTTTTTTTCTGGTAGAAATACGGATACATTTCAATGCCGTCAACGCCGAGTTTGGAAGCTTCTTCTATCCAGCTTTCGAGGGGTCTGTTTCCGCTGCAGAGGTCATCGAAATAACCTTTGGGAAACGCAATCAAACCGGGTCCTTGCATTTCAACCACTCCGCTCATGCAGTGTTCGGGTGCTTTACGAGGGATACGACTTCTTTGAGAACCTTTCGTATTTCTGATGATTCGGAAGCAGGCGAGAAGGAGTGCCCGTCAATCACCAGCGGGGCTCCGACCACAACAAGCGGGGCTCCGAGAGCGGGCAGTTTAGGCAGATCCCTGATAGACAGACCGCCTACTGCCTGAACCGGGCAGTCAACGGCATCCACTATCTCCCGCAGGAAGTCAACCGGACTGCCGCCGTTCTCGCCCCTCTCATCGAATCCGAGATGGGCGATGACAACATCCACCCCCGCCTCCTCGAGTTCTTCGGCAGCCCTTACCCTGTCGCTTCTGCCCAGAATGTCTCCCATGACGTATATGCCGTAGTCGCGGGCTGCCCGTATCGTGGCCCTGACGGTGGCAGGATGACTTGCAGCCATCACGACGACAAAATTTGCGCCTGCCTTTGCCATCATTTCTGTCTCAAGATATCCTCCGTCCATCGTCTTCAGGTCTGCCACTATCGGCGTACCTGGAAATTTTTTTCTGAAATGGGACACGGCGTGCAGACCTTCGCCGAGCAGCAACGGTGTGCCGACCTCCAGCCAGTCCACGCCCGACTCCATGGCTATTTCCGCAATCGGTTCGGCTTCCCTTATCGTTTCCAGATCCAGGGAGACCTGGACAGTAGGTTTTTTCAGATCTCCTTTCGTCAGTTTCATAGCA is a window encoding:
- a CDS encoding lactate utilization protein, with amino-acid sequence MSEWDVALERSTVNNVPGVWNVLERYPYIESIRKSLREAKLKVIENMDVYLKQAMESVSRSGGKPHFARNAEEALKIVDGIIGDSKHIIMGKSSVAFEIGLRKHLAETGRDVWETDFGELLLQISNEEPSHIITVALHMTREAFGRSIHEKLQKSIDENSSATDMAAVVRSFLSEKYQKAEVGITGANAVAADTGSVALVENEGNIRMTTVKPAVHIVVTGIDKIVPTMQDAFHEIMIQSAYAGSYPPTYINFTTGPSSTGDIESEIVRPATGPKEVHVVFLDNGRMKAAGDPVLRQSLLCVRCGRCYFACPVYGILGKDWGKPPYSGPTGVMWHSIVTGDSSYAHLCTHSGGCKEVCPMDIDIPRVMEYLKWKDMQGMTKGK
- a CDS encoding SDR family oxidoreductase codes for the protein MDVKGKIVVVTGGSSGIGRAIVEGLIDGGAKVVTCHRGDEQGAAELADYVSRKGHAADFEIVDADVSKKGTSELLRKAAVDKFGALNGWVNNAAIQILSRSEELSETEWHKILSVNLDGYFFGCQAAARHFIATGSSGSIVNITSGVNLLAVKFLAAYTASKGAVASLTRCLAVEWGRYGIRVNSLAPGATDTPLNKTLYTPEVRKTYNDRIPLGHIALPEEIADAAIFLISDASRYVSGHELVVDGGLNYNGTVYQPLG
- a CDS encoding sugar phosphate isomerase/epimerase → MQGPGLIAFPKGYFDDLCSGNRPLESWIEEASKLGVDGIEMYPYFYQKKSEGDVLRIHDYAKSRGLLVPMMCTSPDFTNPDREYRKGQIDDMLFWIKTMSKSETGGRIRTCRVLSGQRRPQISREDGIGWVVESIEKLIPYAEEYGVHLVMENHYKDGRWIYPEFAQSIDIFEEIVNSIHSPWFGINYDPSNALVSGQDPIEVLGKFKRRILTMHASDRHLKSGYSLEDLKKYTGVGYPESLEHGVVGTGLIDYDSVFGILKEIDFNGWISIEDGVNGNMDLVRSVSFLAGKIRRTFR
- a CDS encoding orotidine 5'-phosphate decarboxylase, with translation MKLTKGDLKKPTVQVSLDLETIREAEPIAEIAMESGVDWLEVGTPLLLGEGLHAVSHFRKKFPGTPIVADLKTMDGGYLETEMMAKAGANFVVVMAASHPATVRATIRAARDYGIYVMGDILGRSDRVRAAEELEEAGVDVVIAHLGFDERGENGGSPVDFLREIVDAVDCPVQAVGGLSIRDLPKLPALGAPLVVVGAPLVIDGHSFSPASESSEIRKVLKEVVSLVKHPNTA